From Streptomyces cyaneogriseus subsp. noncyanogenus, the proteins below share one genomic window:
- a CDS encoding NAD-dependent epimerase/dehydratase family protein translates to MHILVLGATGYLGGHVVERLRALPGARVFLGGRSPVADVTADLASGRPRELAAALARVAPDAVVNCAGATGGDAVTLAEVNARGPAVLCAALREAAPRARLVHLGSAAEYGPGTPGRPVTESGATGPAGPYGATKLAGTVAVTASGLDAVVLRVGNPVGPGAPPTGLPGRVAALLADAGHGPEATLRLGDLSAYRDFVDVRDVAEAVALAVTAPGPLPPVLNIGGGHAVPVRDLVRTLADAAGFRGRIVEEGAGGSTRSADVSWQCSDITAARAALGWRPSRSLGASLEALWAAAGARSRSAEGVAAR, encoded by the coding sequence ATGCACATCCTCGTCCTCGGTGCCACCGGTTACCTGGGCGGCCATGTCGTCGAACGGCTGCGGGCCCTGCCGGGCGCGCGGGTGTTCCTCGGCGGCCGCTCCCCCGTCGCCGACGTCACCGCCGACCTCGCCTCCGGCCGTCCCCGGGAGCTCGCGGCCGCGCTGGCCCGGGTGGCGCCGGACGCCGTCGTCAACTGCGCGGGCGCGACCGGCGGTGACGCCGTCACCCTGGCGGAGGTGAACGCCCGCGGGCCCGCCGTGCTGTGCGCGGCGCTGCGGGAGGCCGCTCCCCGGGCCCGCCTGGTGCACCTGGGCTCGGCCGCCGAGTACGGGCCCGGCACTCCCGGCCGGCCGGTGACCGAGTCCGGGGCCACCGGTCCGGCCGGCCCGTACGGCGCGACCAAGCTGGCCGGCACGGTGGCGGTCACCGCGTCGGGACTGGACGCGGTGGTGCTGAGGGTGGGCAATCCGGTGGGGCCCGGGGCCCCGCCCACGGGCCTGCCCGGCCGGGTCGCCGCGCTGCTCGCGGACGCCGGGCACGGTCCGGAGGCGACGCTGCGGCTCGGGGACCTGTCCGCGTACCGCGACTTCGTGGACGTACGCGACGTGGCGGAGGCGGTGGCGCTGGCGGTCACCGCGCCGGGGCCGCTGCCGCCGGTCCTCAACATCGGCGGCGGCCACGCGGTCCCGGTCCGGGACCTGGTGCGGACGCTGGCGGACGCGGCCGGGTTCCGGGGCCGGATCGTGGAGGAGGGCGCGGGCGGCTCCACGCGGTCCGCCGACGTCTCCTGGCAGTGCTCGGACATCACCGCCGCCCGCGCCGCGCTGGGCTGGCGGCCCTCGCGTTCCCTCGGCGCGTCGCTGGAGGCGCTGTGGGCGGCGGCGGGCGCACGGTCCCGCAGCGCCGAAGGGGTAGCGGCCCGGTGA
- a CDS encoding spherulation-specific family 4 protein — MSLLIPLYVHPAEDPAAWHRLITRAAHTYAVVLNPASGPGGSPDPAFAAAAEALRSAGARLLGYVDTDYGARDPADVVADLRRHREWYGVDGCFLDRVTAAPDGLPACRRLVRSVRRLGAAPVVLNPGVHPAPGYARLADLTVTFEGHWSQYVAAFSRPAWATRQPPERLCHLVYGVPELLVPLAVRTARERGAAVCGPVTGEPPNPWARLTPALAEAEQ; from the coding sequence GTGAGCCTGCTGATTCCGCTGTACGTCCATCCGGCCGAGGACCCCGCCGCGTGGCACCGGCTGATCACCCGTGCCGCGCACACCTACGCCGTCGTGCTCAACCCCGCCAGCGGGCCCGGCGGCAGCCCGGACCCGGCCTTCGCCGCCGCCGCCGAAGCGCTGCGCTCGGCCGGCGCCCGGCTGCTCGGTTACGTCGACACGGACTACGGCGCGCGGGACCCGGCCGACGTCGTCGCCGATCTGCGCCGGCACCGGGAGTGGTACGGCGTGGACGGCTGCTTCCTGGACCGGGTGACCGCCGCGCCGGACGGGCTGCCGGCCTGCCGCCGCCTGGTGCGGTCCGTGCGCCGGCTCGGTGCCGCGCCCGTCGTCCTCAACCCGGGGGTCCACCCCGCTCCCGGCTATGCGCGGCTCGCCGATCTGACCGTCACCTTCGAGGGCCACTGGTCCCAGTACGTGGCGGCGTTCAGCCGCCCAGCTTGGGCCACCCGGCAGCCGCCCGAGCGGCTGTGTCATCTGGTCTACGGGGTGCCCGAGCTGCTGGTGCCGCTCGCCGTGCGCACCGCGCGCGAGCGGGGCGCGGCCGTGTGCGGGCCGGTGACGGGCGAACCGCCCAACCCCTGGGCCCGGCTGACCCCCGCGCTGGCCGAGGCGGAGCAGTGA
- a CDS encoding endo alpha-1,4 polygalactosaminidase, which yields MRRLAVAVAVALSLVAALAGCSGGGDSGPGGTWWRPHPGLAWQWQLDGKVDPSVDVPVYDIDGFESSAADVARLHRDGRKVICYVNVGAWEDFRPDRDAFPRSVLGGPNGWRGERWLDIRQTRALRPVMERRFDMCRDKGFDAVEPDLVEGYSHDTGFPLTARDQLRYNRMIAEIAHERGLSVGLKNDLPQIPELVDDFDFAVNEECAQYGECALLAPFVAAGKAVFHVEYARPTADFCPLARKLRLSSMLKKPELDVWRKPC from the coding sequence GTGAGGCGGCTCGCGGTGGCCGTGGCGGTCGCCCTGTCCCTGGTGGCGGCCCTCGCCGGGTGCTCCGGCGGCGGGGATTCCGGCCCCGGCGGCACATGGTGGCGGCCGCATCCCGGACTGGCCTGGCAGTGGCAGCTGGACGGCAAGGTCGATCCGTCCGTCGACGTGCCCGTCTACGACATCGACGGCTTCGAGAGCAGCGCCGCGGACGTCGCCCGCCTGCACCGGGACGGACGCAAGGTGATCTGCTACGTCAACGTCGGCGCCTGGGAGGACTTCCGCCCCGACCGGGACGCCTTCCCCCGCTCGGTGCTGGGCGGGCCCAACGGCTGGCGGGGGGAGCGCTGGCTGGACATCCGTCAGACCCGGGCGCTGCGTCCCGTCATGGAACGCCGGTTCGACATGTGCCGGGACAAGGGATTCGACGCGGTGGAACCGGATCTGGTCGAGGGCTACTCCCATGACACCGGCTTCCCTCTCACCGCCCGCGACCAGCTCCGCTACAACCGCATGATCGCGGAGATCGCGCACGAGCGCGGCCTGTCGGTGGGCCTGAAGAACGACCTGCCCCAGATCCCGGAGCTGGTGGACGACTTCGACTTCGCGGTCAACGAGGAGTGCGCGCAGTACGGCGAGTGCGCCCTGCTCGCACCGTTCGTCGCGGCCGGCAAGGCGGTCTTCCACGTGGAGTACGCGCGGCCCACCGCCGACTTCTGTCCCCTGGCCCGGAAGCTGCGGCTTTCGTCGATGCTCAAGAAGCCGGAACTGGACGTGTGGCGCAAGCCCTGCTGA
- a CDS encoding ScbR family autoregulator-binding transcription factor produces the protein MDSTVQERARATRRSLLEAAACLFAEQGYAGTSVNDVSVRSGRTSGSVYFHYASKEGLALAVVRDRFATWPGLAARYANPAVPPLERLVALSYEIARALAEDTLTRAGARLWAERDIIDAPLPDPFALWTTATTRLLAQARTAGHLARQVRPAPTARTLVRAFFGLCTLTEALEGPQNISHRLTDWWLLTLPCLQRGADPAETVGRARAQVMTEIASGATA, from the coding sequence GTGGACAGCACGGTGCAGGAACGGGCGAGGGCAACCCGCAGGTCTCTTCTGGAGGCAGCCGCCTGCCTCTTCGCCGAACAGGGGTACGCCGGAACCAGCGTCAACGACGTCAGTGTCAGATCGGGCCGGACCAGCGGCTCCGTCTACTTCCACTACGCCAGCAAGGAGGGGCTCGCCCTCGCCGTGGTCCGGGACCGGTTCGCCACCTGGCCGGGCCTGGCCGCACGGTACGCGAACCCCGCCGTGCCACCCCTGGAGCGCCTGGTCGCCCTCAGCTACGAGATCGCCCGCGCCCTCGCCGAGGACACCCTCACGCGCGCCGGGGCGCGCCTGTGGGCGGAACGCGACATCATCGACGCCCCGCTCCCCGATCCCTTCGCCCTGTGGACCACCGCCACCACCCGGCTCCTCGCACAGGCCCGGACCGCCGGGCACCTCGCCCGCCAGGTCCGTCCCGCCCCCACCGCCCGGACCCTGGTCCGCGCCTTCTTCGGCCTGTGCACCCTCACCGAGGCCCTGGAAGGCCCCCAGAACATCAGCCACCGCCTCACCGACTGGTGGCTCCTGACCCTGCCCTGCCTCCAGCGGGGGGCCGATCCGGCGGAGACGGTGGGACGGGCGCGGGCGCAGGTGATGACCGAGATTGCCTCCGGAGCCACCGCCTGA
- a CDS encoding HAD family hydrolase encodes MITQALSLSGWSPEAVVFDCDGTLVDNERHWQEARRRAFGAFGLTPPPGFAERAKGVHYADCGRLMAEETQKPELAADLTRALLEHFLALVADDPVTMPGAGELVRLLSGRLPLAVASNCPLEVVEESLAQAGLLRHFQHIVVPSGTSLDPGGGFPPVNGAGIVRPKPWPDVYATAARLCGVRPGAALAFEDSLTGVDSACRAGLRVVGVGPRPTEEDAARADLWVETLRAPDLLTWIRARVLERD; translated from the coding sequence GTGATCACACAAGCGCTTTCCCTCTCCGGCTGGTCCCCCGAGGCCGTCGTCTTCGACTGCGACGGCACCCTGGTGGACAACGAACGTCACTGGCAGGAGGCCCGGCGCCGGGCGTTCGGCGCCTTCGGGCTGACGCCCCCGCCCGGATTCGCCGAGCGGGCCAAGGGGGTGCACTACGCCGACTGCGGGCGGCTGATGGCCGAGGAGACCCAGAAACCGGAGCTGGCAGCCGACCTCACGAGGGCGCTGCTGGAGCACTTCCTGGCGCTCGTCGCCGACGATCCCGTCACGATGCCCGGCGCCGGAGAGCTGGTACGGCTGCTCTCCGGCCGGCTGCCGCTCGCGGTGGCCAGCAACTGCCCCTTGGAGGTGGTGGAGGAGAGCCTCGCCCAGGCGGGTCTGCTCCGGCACTTCCAGCACATCGTCGTGCCCTCCGGCACCTCGCTGGACCCCGGCGGGGGGTTCCCGCCGGTGAACGGGGCGGGCATCGTGCGCCCCAAGCCCTGGCCGGACGTCTACGCGACCGCGGCACGGCTCTGCGGCGTCCGGCCGGGGGCGGCGCTGGCGTTCGAGGACTCCCTGACCGGCGTCGACTCCGCCTGCCGGGCGGGGCTGCGGGTGGTCGGCGTGGGCCCCCGGCCCACCGAGGAGGACGCCGCTCGGGCCGACCTCTGGGTGGAGACACTGCGCGCGCCGGACCTGCTCACATGGATCCGGGCGCGGGTGCTCGAACGGGACTGA
- the dhaL gene encoding dihydroxyacetone kinase subunit DhaL — translation MTTTARDTLSADAWIRRFAASVRATEAQLTALDQKVGDGDFGSNLAAGTTAALARLDSLSSPDDAACLEAAANAFLDEIGGTSGPLFGLLLQSLAATLKSSGATTAALAEGVADGLAAIRRVGGAAPGDKTLVDALAPAAEALRAASGTAPPARALADAAESAWRGVRETARLRARMGRSSYLGERAEGVPDPGAVGVGLFFASAGGVVRDLAPHLG, via the coding sequence ATGACGACCACCGCCCGCGACACCCTGTCCGCCGATGCCTGGATACGGCGGTTCGCCGCATCGGTCCGCGCCACCGAAGCCCAGCTCACCGCCTTGGACCAGAAGGTCGGCGACGGCGACTTCGGCAGCAACCTGGCGGCCGGCACCACCGCCGCCCTCGCCCGCCTCGACTCCCTGTCCTCTCCGGACGACGCCGCCTGCCTGGAGGCCGCCGCGAACGCCTTCCTCGACGAGATAGGCGGCACCAGCGGCCCCCTGTTCGGCCTGCTGCTCCAGTCGCTGGCCGCCACGCTGAAGTCCTCGGGCGCCACCACCGCGGCCCTGGCCGAGGGGGTCGCCGACGGGCTCGCCGCCATACGGCGCGTCGGCGGCGCGGCCCCCGGCGACAAGACCCTCGTCGACGCCCTCGCCCCCGCAGCCGAGGCCCTGCGCGCGGCTTCCGGCACCGCCCCGCCCGCCCGGGCGCTGGCCGACGCCGCCGAGTCCGCCTGGCGGGGCGTGCGCGAGACCGCCCGGCTCCGGGCGAGGATGGGCCGGTCCAGCTATCTGGGCGAGCGCGCCGAGGGCGTACCCGACCCGGGCGCGGTCGGCGTGGGCCTGTTCTTCGCGTCGGCCGGCGGCGTCGTGCGGGACCTGGCCCCGCACCTCGGTTGA
- a CDS encoding dihydroxyacetone kinase subunit DhaK, giving the protein MASYFENGSDALVPDALQGFALAHADLVTLDPGHGFLLARDTAPARRVALLSGGGAGHEPMHAGYVGRGMLDAACPGRVFASPHNRQIYEASLAAARPGGVLHIVKNYTGDRINFGIAAERLAHRGVPCARVLVDDDLASDSGEVATGRRGTGGTVLVEKILGAAADAGAGLDDLQRLGSRLAARCRTLAVASAAHTSPTLGEPAFRLGPDEIEYGVGIHGERARRTAEKGPLGPLVERMTGELLAALAPEPGCTLLTLVNGLGAVTPLELYAVHGELVRVLGAHGLAPARCLVGDYATALDMRGFSLTLLVAEPSDLAHYDAPVHTAALRW; this is encoded by the coding sequence ATGGCCTCGTACTTCGAGAACGGCAGCGATGCCCTGGTACCCGACGCACTGCAGGGCTTCGCCCTGGCCCATGCCGACCTGGTCACCCTCGACCCCGGCCACGGCTTTCTCCTCGCCCGCGACACCGCTCCCGCCCGGCGGGTGGCCCTGCTCTCCGGCGGCGGAGCGGGACACGAGCCGATGCACGCCGGATACGTCGGCCGGGGCATGCTGGACGCCGCCTGCCCGGGCCGCGTCTTCGCCTCCCCGCACAACCGCCAGATCTACGAGGCGTCCCTCGCCGCCGCCCGGCCCGGCGGAGTGCTGCACATCGTCAAGAACTACACCGGCGACCGCATCAACTTCGGCATCGCCGCCGAACGCCTCGCCCACCGCGGCGTTCCCTGCGCCCGCGTCCTGGTCGACGACGACCTCGCCTCGGACTCCGGCGAGGTCGCCACCGGGCGCCGGGGCACCGGCGGCACCGTCCTGGTGGAGAAGATCCTCGGCGCCGCGGCCGACGCCGGCGCCGGGCTCGACGACCTCCAGCGGCTCGGCAGCCGCCTCGCCGCCCGCTGCCGCACACTCGCCGTCGCCTCCGCCGCGCACACCTCTCCCACCCTGGGGGAGCCCGCCTTCCGCCTCGGCCCCGACGAGATCGAGTACGGGGTCGGCATCCACGGCGAACGGGCCCGGCGCACCGCCGAGAAGGGCCCCCTCGGCCCGCTCGTGGAGCGCATGACCGGCGAGCTCCTCGCCGCGCTCGCCCCCGAGCCGGGCTGCACCCTCCTCACCCTGGTCAACGGTCTGGGCGCCGTGACCCCCCTGGAGCTGTACGCGGTCCACGGCGAACTCGTGCGGGTCCTCGGCGCGCACGGCCTCGCCCCCGCCCGCTGCCTGGTCGGTGACTACGCGACCGCCCTCGACATGCGGGGCTTCTCGCTCACCCTGCTCGTCGCGGAGCCGTCCGACCTCGCCCACTACGACGCGCCCGTCCACACCGCCGCCCTGCGGTGGTGA
- a CDS encoding LysR family transcriptional regulator has product MERDELECFLILAEELHFGRTADRMRLSRARVSQLVQRLERRVGAPLFTRTSRRVALTSLGRRLRADLEPHHRAIEAALERAAATARGIDTVLHVGFSNPLTGEIVMKATEALRVSHPGLAVEICEVPLADPYGQLRKGEFDVQVTELPVREKDLGEGPTLLAEDRVLAIGSAHPLAARASVSLEDLAGVPLLTIAGQVPDYWLEHHVPARTPGGRPIARGPGVTNMQEALTLVAGGKGALLAPAHTATYYARPGVAYLPFVDAEPTGYGLVWRAGDATGAVRTFAGAVREAARELARKDTRAAAPAGRAAGPGG; this is encoded by the coding sequence ATGGAACGCGATGAACTGGAGTGCTTCCTCATCCTCGCCGAAGAGTTGCACTTCGGTCGTACGGCCGACCGCATGCGGCTGTCCCGGGCCCGGGTGAGCCAGCTCGTGCAACGGCTCGAACGCCGCGTCGGCGCCCCGCTGTTCACGCGCACCAGCCGCCGCGTCGCCCTCACCTCGCTCGGCCGGCGACTGCGCGCCGACCTCGAACCGCACCACCGCGCCATCGAGGCCGCCCTGGAGCGGGCCGCCGCCACCGCGCGCGGCATCGACACCGTGCTGCACGTCGGCTTCTCCAACCCGCTGACCGGCGAGATCGTCATGAAGGCGACGGAGGCGCTGCGCGTCAGCCATCCGGGGCTCGCCGTGGAGATCTGCGAGGTGCCGCTCGCCGACCCCTACGGGCAGCTCCGCAAGGGGGAGTTCGACGTCCAGGTCACGGAACTGCCCGTGCGGGAGAAGGATCTGGGCGAGGGCCCCACGCTGCTCGCGGAGGACCGCGTCCTCGCGATCGGCTCGGCCCATCCGCTCGCGGCCCGGGCGTCGGTGTCCCTGGAGGACCTGGCCGGCGTGCCGCTGCTCACGATCGCCGGGCAGGTGCCCGACTACTGGCTGGAGCATCATGTCCCGGCCCGCACACCCGGCGGCCGGCCGATCGCCCGCGGGCCCGGCGTGACCAACATGCAGGAGGCGCTGACGCTGGTCGCCGGCGGCAAGGGCGCGCTGCTCGCCCCCGCGCACACGGCGACGTACTACGCGCGCCCCGGTGTGGCCTACCTCCCCTTCGTGGACGCGGAGCCGACCGGCTACGGCCTGGTGTGGCGGGCCGGAGACGCCACCGGCGCGGTGCGGACCTTCGCCGGAGCCGTCCGCGAGGCGGCGAGGGAGCTGGCGCGGAAGGATACCCGCGCGGCGGCACCGGCGGGCCGCGCCGCGGGTCCCGGAGGGTGA
- a CDS encoding MFS transporter, which yields MSPQQAAGALSARERGVLLVLCGAIFLEGIDVAMLNVALPAIRADLGLSTGSLQWVMSAYVLGYGGFMLVGGRAADLFGRRRMFVCWLLVFLLFSGLGGFATEEWMLIVARFVTGVAAAFMTPAGLSLITTSFEEGPRRTKALLFYSGTAAGGFSVGLVVGGLLTSVGWRWVFFAPVALSALILPAALAFVPRQPRPGRGGRSIDLTGGLTITAAVVLLVFGVERATHTAPARTAGTLGAGLAFLVAFVVTERRAASPLVRLGLFRNAALVRANLAGLLFAAGFFGFQFLVVLYLQELRDWSTLQTSFAMIVVGVDAVLSPLLTPRLVHRFGNARVILGGLLLASLSYALFLPVGADWTYLAMFPSLILLGIAFSLAYGPLTIVATEGVREEEQGLAGGLLYTSFQFGAAIGLSTVTAVNVAATASTSPTALLDGYRAALWVPLAAALLASLIGAFGLRGRPAAAVVASGGSADHAAEVPASR from the coding sequence ATGAGTCCACAGCAAGCGGCGGGTGCCCTGAGCGCACGCGAACGGGGCGTACTGCTCGTCCTGTGCGGCGCGATCTTCCTGGAGGGCATCGATGTGGCCATGCTCAACGTGGCCCTGCCGGCCATCCGCGCCGACCTCGGCCTGTCCACCGGCTCCCTCCAGTGGGTGATGAGCGCCTACGTCCTCGGATACGGCGGCTTCATGCTGGTCGGCGGGCGCGCCGCCGACCTGTTCGGGCGCCGGCGGATGTTCGTCTGCTGGCTCCTGGTCTTCCTGCTCTTCTCGGGACTGGGCGGTTTCGCCACCGAGGAATGGATGCTGATCGTCGCCCGGTTCGTCACCGGAGTGGCCGCCGCCTTCATGACACCGGCCGGACTGTCCCTCATCACCACGAGCTTCGAAGAGGGCCCCCGGCGCACCAAGGCCCTGCTGTTCTACTCCGGCACGGCGGCCGGCGGCTTCTCGGTCGGCCTGGTCGTCGGCGGGCTGCTCACCTCGGTCGGATGGCGCTGGGTGTTCTTCGCCCCGGTCGCCCTGTCCGCGCTGATCCTGCCCGCGGCGCTCGCCTTCGTGCCCCGGCAGCCGCGTCCCGGCCGCGGCGGCCGGAGCATCGACCTGACCGGCGGTCTCACCATCACCGCCGCCGTCGTCCTGCTGGTCTTCGGCGTGGAGCGCGCCACGCACACCGCTCCCGCCCGGACCGCCGGCACCCTCGGCGCCGGTCTCGCCTTCCTCGTCGCGTTCGTCGTCACGGAACGGCGCGCGGCGTCCCCGCTGGTCCGCCTCGGTCTCTTCCGCAACGCCGCTCTGGTCCGCGCCAATCTGGCCGGGCTGCTCTTCGCGGCGGGCTTCTTCGGCTTCCAGTTCCTGGTCGTGCTCTACCTCCAGGAGCTGCGCGACTGGTCGACCCTGCAGACCAGTTTCGCGATGATCGTCGTCGGTGTCGACGCGGTCCTCTCCCCGCTCCTGACGCCGCGGCTGGTGCACCGCTTCGGCAACGCCCGGGTGATCCTCGGCGGGCTGCTACTGGCCTCGCTGTCGTACGCCCTGTTCCTGCCGGTCGGCGCCGACTGGACCTACCTGGCGATGTTCCCCAGTCTGATCCTCCTGGGGATCGCCTTCTCCCTCGCCTACGGCCCGCTCACCATCGTCGCCACCGAGGGCGTACGGGAGGAGGAGCAGGGCCTGGCGGGCGGACTGCTCTACACCTCCTTCCAGTTCGGCGCCGCGATCGGCCTGTCCACCGTCACCGCCGTCAACGTCGCGGCCACCGCCTCGACTTCGCCCACCGCGCTGCTCGACGGCTACCGGGCGGCCCTGTGGGTCCCGCTCGCCGCGGCGCTGCTCGCCTCGCTGATCGGTGCCTTCGGCCTGCGCGGCCGGCCGGCCGCCGCGGTGGTGGCGTCGGGTGGATCCGCCGACCACGCCGCCGAGGTCCCCGCTTCCCGCTGA